The Corvus hawaiiensis isolate bCorHaw1 chromosome 1, bCorHaw1.pri.cur, whole genome shotgun sequence genomic sequence TGCAGCTCTTCAAAAGCTCTtcagcagagaaggagaaaagtgcCAGGgatccctttgctgctgctgctgctgctgctgctgctgctgctgctgctgcaaagacaCTGGCAGGAACTTTCCTTCAGCCTCCCAGGCTGGCGCTCGACTGCCACACGCCAAGCTCACAACTCTCTGCACAGTTCCGACCACCAAAGGTTCCTTTCCCACTCACCGAAGGAGGAGCTGCTCGGGATCCACGCGTGAGGTGCCCTGCAACGGGACAGGGAACACGAACCAGATGCTGTTAGGAAAAACCTGCCCGTGGTGGGAACTCCCACGGAGCAAGGCAACCCCGAGAGAGCATTTTGCTTCCACAACATCCCTCCAGGAGCCACAGTCCCTTCGCACAGCAAGCAAGAGAACAGCACAGAATCCTGGGCTGTGTCAGCTCTTGGCTGGAGCAGCCACCGGAGGGAGTTCCAGGCTCCGCTGGCACAGACTCTGCGCTTGAGGGAACAGAACCCCCCCGGCTCCATTGCAAATGCTGTGCACGCCCCGCTGGCTGCAGACACCCCCTTTttccgctgcagctgctggcaggagctctCCCAAACCAACGGTGTCTTAATGGCAATTTGGTTACAAAGGCAGCTCAATTCCAGTGGGAGAACAGAAAGCACACAGCAAGCCCGCAGGCACCGATGCTGCACCCAGGGAAAACCTCGACTTACGTGCCAAGTGGGCTAAAAAATAGCCCGAATAAGCCACAGAGTACAGAGTGCAAACTGCAGCAACCGCTTGCTGGATCATTTTGGCTGCGCTGCACACGTCGCAGACTGTACCCCTGCAAGCACACAAGGACACCCgtcaggggctgggctggctgctgagAATGCCTCGGGCAGGAGGATCCTCCGGCAACCAGCGGGTGCCCAGAGCCGCTCTGGACACTGAGGGCTCCGTGCCCCACAGCAACGGGAACACGGCGAGGACGCGGCAGCGTTCCCGTGacatcacagcagcagctcacgCAAGAACCGCCTGGAAGGTTCTCCTCTGTCACAAAGGAGCACAAAGGATCCTCCCGAGGCACAGCCTGTTGCTCAAAGGATCCAAGAGGAACCCAGAAAATGCAGCAGACAAGGACAGCCCATAGCCAAGCCTGAACACTGAGGAGGAACGAGGACAAAGGAACGAACCAAAACAAAGGAATCACGACCTTTAGTCACTGATGCTGCTGACTAAAACCAGCAAGCATTGTTCCTTCTGGGATCTCTGTTCTAGTTCTAAAAACAAGCAAAGTTCTCCACTCTAAATGTACAGAAAGCAGGAACTGGGGAGGAGGCGggatgaggaaggaggagaacagcgggaggtggaggagagaggaaaaggaggagcaggaggaggaggagcaggaacaggaatagaaggagaagcaggaacaggaatagaaggagaagcaggaggttCCAGTGCCCGCTGTGTCCGCAGCACTCCCGGCCCCGGGAGCGTCCCCCCACGGCATCCTGCaggtggctggggagggggagcttgTCCCAAATCTATTAGGGGGTCcctgagagggtttttttattggGGAGTGTTTGGAGCTGGCAGATTCCAGAACCGAGCCCCAAATATCTTTTAGTGTCCTGGGAGGATTTGTTTCTGTGTGTATGTTTGGATCTTTCAGGACGCTAAAGCTGAGCCCCTTGGGGGGAATCATCTCCCCTTACATCAGCCAATACACACAgaggagaggcccttccgctgccctgagtgtgggaagggttTCAACCACAGCTCAaacaccaacggaggcaccgctacgggaagccctgcgagtgccccgagtgcgggaagagcttcgtgcgctgctccagctccatcccccgtgggaggatcggcgttggatgatccccagtgacccccgtggggcagagccctggtgacccccgttccgggtgatccgtgctgggtggggggaaggtgttggagagatttctttgccttctccttgtgctgctgtgatgtggttggtaataaattccctccctgtgcccaggctgggtctGTTGTGCCCGTGCCGGTGCTCGGGGTGGGATCTCTCCCGgtccttctctcagctcctgggcttttccttgtatttcctgtccctgtgcagtagcagagggcagggatagagcggttttggtgtctcccggcatccaggcagggccagcccagccccgggggttgTGAGGGGCTTGTGGGGCTTCCCTGTTTGTGGGACATCCGCTTGGTTTGGGTTGTTCTTCCCAAGGCGGGGAAAAACGACTTTGGgagttttctgccacaaatctctCCCCTCGTGCACTCAGCCAAAGGGGCTTGGGGCGGTTTTCCCTTTTTCGGGGAAATCAAAGCCATGCACTGATGCTCCGAATTAGGGGCGGGAGTAGCGAGGCCGCagggcttcccaaggagccggAGCCAGCCAacacgcagggctgggcaggtcgggccgggagcagcggagagctttgtttctcttctcagctgaatggcgGCTCGGGCCGGGCCCGTTCCAGCGCTGTTCCTCAGCTGCGGCTTTCCCCTCACGCAGCccggggggcgctgggagcgcggggcggggctgggccgtgtGCAGAGCCCGCCCCTCGCTCCGATTGGGCGGTGCTGCCGTCAGTCGTGGTTCTGGCGCGCTGATTGGtcggagcggggagcagcccgggcccggagccgccggcaggGCGGCCGTGGCGCAGCAGAGGCGCCATTGGCGGAGCGTCGGTgcgggcccgggagcggcggcggcggcggccggagcccggtgaggcggcagcggcggagctcggaggcggccccagcgcaggtgggagccgcgctcggttctggcggggctcggggctggctgcgggcggaggggacggcagggggctgtggcgggttcgttgtgccgtgtgggcgccgtgttcgccctggcgtgagggcgctgcgggagcggctgcccgcggtctccttcccgctgctgcctcggcaggagccggtgccggagcagcgctggctcgtcccggctgctgtgggtaggacagaggtggctgccccgTGGCCGGGAGTGTGCGGGAAAGTTCCCGTGGCCAGAGGtttgtgtccccagaggagccggaggagtcctgtaaaagtaactttattcCTGGGCAAAGGGAGAGGCCACGGGGCATTTCCCGTGGGGTCTGTCCGAGTGTtggaggacgcagcctcctttttgtcCCGATTTCCCCGGCCGCATCTCCGTGTCCCTTTCCCCAGTGGCTGAGGTCcttggaaggtacagacttcccgatcCGCCTGCTGCATGTGCCCCTTAATGTGCACCTCCACTTTGTATAACATCCGATATTCATGGCTCTGTGaagtctttgttcttcttcGGGAAGTTCAGGAATTTAGCAGGaccttggctgagcagcagttcgtgtcgattagtaacattttctaaaactgATGGTTTCTCCGGTGACTTCCTTATCTCCAAGTCCCTGGCCCTATCTCTAATGGGATTCACACcatctgtttgtaaagacacgttcatttttttccttttaattcccCACTTCTTATTTTCTCAGTACTTCTCtttacaaactttaaaaatgccttaatctgttcttcctgggccttctttggttttgggattATTCTCAGTGACCTCATTCTGTGTCTTTCTGTAGCCGTTTCTGGGTCAGGAGGCCTGGCTGCCACCTGCATGCCCTTGATCCCCTGCTGAATGAGCTGCCCTGAGCAAGGTGTGGTGCATGGTAAAAAGATGAGAgttgctgcagcacctgagaggagaaacagcattCGTTTAACCCATGGTCTGCCAGGGAGCCATGAAAACGTGTtccattcccatcctttccacaTTTGAACAGGGATATGAGctgctttcttatttcctttgttctctgtttcaccacttttccttggccatctctttgccaagagcactttgagtcatttaattttccacagcCTCCTGGTCCTTCCGCTGGAAGAGAATCTGATGCCATCCCAGGGTGAAACGTGGCGGTGCTCATGGGAGTGGattggtgggtgagaaggtcaggagctggagctgtgtgcttggttatgatttggaggacagcttgtaatctaatgatgcactgaaatgatcagtgggttctctggcacctggtatgaatttgttcgggttcccaggggctgctccatggtgttgtaggatttgttctggttgatcttttccccatttttgggcgCTCCCAAAAATGCCAGGGATGCATCAATTGACTGCTTTTCTCGGATTAAATCATCACATCCTTGGATTCCCAAGTGATTTCGCTGAACTTGTGGCAGCAAAAGCAGTCCAGTGgtcaaacccaccctgtataacacagacagtgccagcagatgttggagtggggagagggatgattccccgccgcttttgtgagtgaagttctcccaacattctccgtttgctgttttcctttgcagcttcagggatttctgttgcagagtcagagatgctcagtgtgggctctgcctttagcgatgcaaattccgtcagtgcagggaggcagagcttggggtgaggggcagagggaatcagcccaattcctgtggcaggcaaggagagcctgggacattGTGCACACTTCCTCcagcagagttaatttgcatttctaaagctcctctgctggctgcctggaaggaagctTCTCCAGGGCAGCCATCAGGTGACTCACAAGtgtctctccctcctccccaaaaagcggcttttttgtttctttccttttttttttcaaccaaTATTCTATGAACTTTTCAGGAGTTAAAGGGTCActtttaaagctcttccagttttgcaaaatgGAACCTAAAGGTGGACATCGAAAAACTCATTCCAAAATTCTGCCATCACTAACAGCcacgcacacacatacacaaaaatgcccccaaagcaataaagattttCTTCTACTTCTTCCCCTAAGACTAAAAATTTACTCTCACACCCCTGGCCCAGACCAAACTGACAATATCAAGGTAGGATTATTAAGAAAAACCATTCTAATGCTGTAACTTTGTCATCGAAActgggaagaacaaaaactctcCAACTACCTTTTTAGTGTTAAGGGTCAAGGCATTGCTTTATTCTGAccaggatgtgcaacagaaatcacttcatgcacacagagcccgggtgtgcagagaaaatcattccaAGGCACACGAGTTTTACTCGATTTTTCCTCAACTTTTTTCAGTCTAAACCCATAGAAATCCGTAGGTTTAATGTTCATTGGTTCCAAATTGGGtagttcttagtatttggtttcctattggCCCCGGATTGCTTGGCCTCTGATGTTAATTAGGTCCACACTCCTTGAGttccttctcagccttttccagagcaggggtctccagctgtgccggggGCAGTGTCTGGGGTAGCTGTTCCTTGATGTTTGCTGATGGGCGTTGATGTTCTGTTGATGGGCGTTATCTTTTGGGTATCTTTTGGGATGTTCTCAGTCTGTTGAGATGTTAAGTTCATCTCTGTTGAGTGGTGTAACATCCCTTAAAGTCCCCAGGGTGGGTCTGTGCCAGCCGagcttcctgtggaagagatttcacaagagACAGGATTCTGGCCACAGACTGCTTGAAACAGACATCCCTGATCTCCACTCCCCACTAGGTCGAGAATGAGCAGGGTGAGGAATGGAGACATCAATTCCAGGGGTGATAATTGAATATCTGGCCTGGGTCTGGCTCTTCTTCTTGCCaaagccaatggcagcagccgtacccgtggcatcttggtttctttcagcagcttcagaaggtgtttctttatttccccattcaTTCTTTCTACCCGACCCGAACTCTGGGGTGCCAGGGCGTTTGGAGGTGCCactgtgttcctaaagcagccagaatgccctgaaggatctttcctgtaaaatgagtaaGGGAAGCCttactgggaacactgggagcagcagggcaggggcagagtgacagcggggcatggggggacacacgaccccccaaaatcagcgcggggatggagcggggggtcccggccgggcccgaggccacggggaggggctgcagctgcgggcggctcaggagctctgtgggcagagcaaagggggtgacaccgggctggggggcccggggggcaCACACgctctgggggaggggggatgcgatccccgggaccccccgtcACCTTCTCGAGCAAGTGAAAGCCgagccccagcgccaggaagATGAAGCCCAACACAAAGTCCCTGATCCCCATCAGAATCTTGCTCCGGGCAGCGTCCGCTGGCATCTCTGGGGGGTCCGCAGGGGTCAGGACctctcaaaaaaccccccagagagccatcaggaccccccaaacccctcttttATTCGTCCTAAATCTGTCCAGAATGCCGTTAAACCTTCCAGCACATGCCAAAGCCACTCTCGTCTCCTCCAGGACTCCACAAACCccatcccagttgctccctgcTTTCCGAGgatcccccaaaccctctcccagcccctttgCCAAGGCTAAAAAGAAGGGTGGCTCTTGATGGAATGCCCAACACCGAAAAACAGGACAAGAGATCGGCCTAGAAGCATAGACAGCTTCGGGTTGGAGTGTTCTGAGAGAAGTGAGCTGCCCTCGTGAGAGGGGAGTGGATTGAGAGCactggggaggcactgggagggcactgggagcgactgggaatGGAGCGCGCGGCACTGGGAGGCCGAGTCCAGCACAGGGCAGTCGGCGctgcgggtctgcctggcaactgatGAGTCATCAGAGAGACGCGCTCTGATTGGCTGAGGGGCGTCAGCGCCacgcagggctgggatggacacgcgcgggggcactgggagagactgggatggactgggagagactgggagagctcaggggaACCTGGAAGGACAAGAGGCCCCGGGGATGGGCACCAGGCgggctgaggggctccaggctcacccccagggcagggcccgagGGGACTCGCTCTGCCCAACGTTCTGCACCTCTGCGCTCCGCGAGCAGCGGGGCAACGATGTCGCGGTTGTGCCGGCAGAGCCTGTCCGCCAGAGCCCCTTTGTACCCCAGTCTTGCTGGAtggctgttcc encodes the following:
- the LOC125334603 gene encoding LOW QUALITY PROTEIN: HLA class II histocompatibility antigen, DP beta 1 chain-like (The sequence of the model RefSeq protein was modified relative to this genomic sequence to represent the inferred CDS: inserted 1 base in 1 codon), which encodes HREQQLHXASDVGLFVGDTPCGEKQAQCWNSHPARLGYKGALADRLCRHNRDIVAPLLAERRGAERWAERVPSGPALGVSLEPLSPPGAHPRGLLSFQVPLSSPSLSQSIPVSPSAPARVHPKMPADAARSKILMGIRDFVLGFIFLALGLGFHLLEKVTGGPGDRIPPPPERVCPPGPPARLFPEARLAQTHPGDFKGCYTTQQR